Within the Bacteroidia bacterium genome, the region CACTCTCAATTAAACTGCTGTTCATCTCGAAATTAATCCGCTGCAACTGGTCTTTCCGATACACCTTGACCCAGTTTACATCGCGCAACCGAATCCCAAACAACAAGTAATTAAACCAGCGGTTGAACATATGCAACAACTTCCGAAACCAAACTGAATAAGGATTGGAACGGTAAAATGAATAAAATTGTGAAGCAGGAAATGCAGGAATCTGAGCAAGTAATTCCACTTCGAACTGGTTATCGGCAGGTAAAGCAACAATATAATCGTTGGTAGCTTCCCGGTAACCACTCTGTAAAGCTTTCCCAATTCCCAGGTTTCGGGGATGACTCACTACCCTGATGAGGGGATTTTTTTTAACATATTCCTGAATAATATTCGGAGTCCGGTCGGTTGAGCCATCGTCAATAATTAGAATTTCTACAGAACTTTCATCGGCAGTTGCCTGAAAATCAACTACCTTTTGAATTACTTTTCCAATTCCACCCTCCTCATTAAAGGCAAAAATTACTATGGTCCACCGCATCATAAGAGTTAGCGAAAATACATTTATATTAACAGAAGGCAATGACCGGAAAAGGCTAATTTTTTTTCAATTACCTTTGAAAAGCAAAATGAAATCGCCAAAAGCTGTTTATTTTATCACCGAACAAGACCAATACCGCGGTCCGGAGCCGGCGTTTTATGACAAATCATGCTATGCCTGGGTGCAAGTTTTAGAAGACAATTGGGAAATTATTCGAGAGGAAATGGCTGCATTTATTTCAGGAAATGAAAAAATAGAACTTTCTTCCACCAACCCTCCCTATTTATCGGATCCGAAGGCGTGGAAGAACATTTACTTTTTGAATTTTATGTGGGCTTACCACCACAACATAAAGCGTTTTCCGAAGACTTATGCCTTATTAAAATCCATACCTAACCTCACTTTTGCAGAGTTTACGGTATTGGAACCCCATTCACGGATTTTACCACACATCGGGGAGACCAATGCAACCATTCGGGGGCATTTAGGCATTTCTATACCTTACCCTTACCCGGCTATGGGAATTCACGTAGGAGATGAAGAAGTGGGTTGGGAAAACGGGAAAGCCGTGTTGTTTAGTGATGCTTGTGTGCACCATGTTTGGAATAACTCGGACAAGAGGCGTTTTGTTCTGGTTTTTGATGTAATTCGAGACGAGTTTGCCTCAAAGAAAACCTGGGTTTGTGCTCAGTCGTTGGGGGCCTTAACTGTTAAATGGTTTGCTGAATACAATACCTTTTTCAACCGTTTACCCCGTTCCATTAAGCAAGTGTTTTTTGGATTGTTTTCGATATGTTGGTTACTGTACCTGCCTA harbors:
- a CDS encoding glycosyltransferase family 2 protein — protein: MMRWTIVIFAFNEEGGIGKVIQKVVDFQATADESSVEILIIDDGSTDRTPNIIQEYVKKNPLIRVVSHPRNLGIGKALQSGYREATNDYIVALPADNQFEVELLAQIPAFPASQFYSFYRSNPYSVWFRKLLHMFNRWFNYLLFGIRLRDVNWVKVYRKDQLQRINFEMNSSLIESEICIKLMRMGIQPIEQVSPYLPRESGKSKGGSFQTVSKAMVEMLGLYRVIKQFSANSQAGK
- a CDS encoding aspartyl/asparaginyl beta-hydroxylase domain-containing protein gives rise to the protein MKSPKAVYFITEQDQYRGPEPAFYDKSCYAWVQVLEDNWEIIREEMAAFISGNEKIELSSTNPPYLSDPKAWKNIYFLNFMWAYHHNIKRFPKTYALLKSIPNLTFAEFTVLEPHSRILPHIGETNATIRGHLGISIPYPYPAMGIHVGDEEVGWENGKAVLFSDACVHHVWNNSDKRRFVLVFDVIRDEFASKKTWVCAQSLGALTVKWFAEYNTFFNRLPRSIKQVFFGLFSICWLLYLPIQRRIQFLP